One Fundidesulfovibrio magnetotacticus genomic window carries:
- a CDS encoding electron transfer flavoprotein subunit alpha/FixB family protein codes for MDKVLLIAPVECDGSLGKASLEALTAARDLAGQLGAPLCVGLVGADVQAAADSVAGCGAAEFYGVAGAEYAQPRYATDAAAFAALCKASGATVAVGAATSRVSRALPGVAARLGGVCDTGVTALSVQDGKPVATRWYYRQRMYAEIARPARPWFVALSTGCFAPCEAAPGKAQVAAAAPELPAGVRSKVTGMICPSAEEQTIRPDAALLFVAGAGWTKKQADGQAHLTEAEQLILGFLGKAQASLGTSKSLVDLSGEGQQVMSFLTHMHQVGQTGATPRHAKGLATCCHGEEPHTVGWRFIGERRAVNLDASCGWAQGKADVLYVADAFEVMRKVLELMP; via the coding sequence ATGGACAAGGTTCTTCTCATCGCCCCCGTCGAGTGCGACGGCTCTTTGGGCAAGGCTTCGCTGGAGGCCCTGACGGCCGCCAGGGATCTCGCGGGCCAGCTGGGCGCGCCGTTGTGCGTGGGCCTGGTGGGCGCGGACGTGCAGGCCGCGGCCGATTCCGTGGCCGGATGCGGGGCCGCCGAATTCTACGGTGTGGCCGGGGCCGAATACGCCCAGCCGCGCTACGCCACCGACGCGGCGGCCTTCGCCGCGCTGTGCAAGGCCTCCGGGGCCACGGTGGCGGTGGGCGCTGCCACCTCGCGGGTGAGCCGCGCGCTGCCCGGCGTGGCCGCCCGCCTGGGCGGCGTGTGCGACACGGGCGTCACGGCCCTGTCCGTGCAGGACGGCAAGCCCGTGGCCACCCGCTGGTACTACCGCCAGCGCATGTACGCCGAGATCGCTCGTCCCGCGCGTCCTTGGTTCGTCGCCCTTTCCACGGGGTGCTTCGCGCCCTGCGAGGCCGCTCCCGGCAAGGCCCAGGTGGCTGCGGCCGCTCCGGAGCTTCCCGCCGGCGTGCGCTCCAAGGTGACGGGCATGATCTGCCCCTCCGCCGAGGAGCAGACCATCCGCCCCGACGCGGCGCTGCTCTTCGTGGCCGGCGCGGGCTGGACCAAGAAGCAGGCCGACGGCCAGGCGCACCTCACCGAGGCCGAGCAGCTTATCCTGGGGTTCCTGGGCAAGGCGCAGGCCTCGCTGGGCACGTCCAAATCCCTGGTGGACCTCTCAGGCGAGGGCCAGCAGGTGATGAGCTTCCTCACGCACATGCACCAGGTGGGGCAGACCGGGGCCACGCCGCGCCACGCCAAGGGGCTGGCCACGTGCTGCCACGGCGAGGAGCCCCACACCGTGGGCTGGCGCTTCATCGGCGAGCGCCGCGCGGTGAACCTGGACGCCTCGTGCGGCTGGGCCCAGGGCAAGGCCGACGTGCTTTACGTGGCCGACGCCTTCGAGGTGATGCGCAAGGTGCTGGAGCTGATGCCGTAG
- a CDS encoding electron transfer flavoprotein subunit beta/FixA family protein, protein MSAGYHIVVCGGIVPDPLQTLEPVKGPAGWGLKNELMLPAILDPWAGHALFEAANLAKNAPGSKVWLVSMGPKAKLQQVMMTIAQKVPFELVVLDGPAGGFVEAQAVGTALAEAIEAIPGLDKSRLLVFGGWMSASRGAGATLQIVGEKLGIFEQFQGVDKLEVQSGGALRLLERVEGGSYQESTLDGPPAVVGWATGELPEPPNNPQVGMQNMRLVMPALQKAKPVKVEGGPEYLSVQVPSQKRETRVVKDTPVDEIAKEIVDWLKA, encoded by the coding sequence ATGAGCGCTGGCTATCATATCGTGGTCTGCGGCGGCATCGTGCCCGATCCGCTCCAGACGCTCGAACCCGTGAAGGGGCCCGCCGGGTGGGGCCTGAAAAACGAGCTGATGCTTCCGGCCATCCTGGACCCTTGGGCCGGGCATGCGCTGTTCGAGGCCGCCAACCTGGCCAAGAACGCGCCGGGCAGCAAGGTCTGGCTGGTGAGCATGGGCCCCAAGGCCAAGCTCCAGCAGGTGATGATGACCATCGCCCAGAAGGTGCCTTTCGAGCTGGTGGTGCTGGACGGCCCGGCGGGCGGCTTCGTGGAGGCCCAGGCCGTGGGGACCGCCCTGGCCGAGGCCATCGAGGCCATTCCCGGGCTGGACAAGTCCCGCCTGCTGGTGTTCGGCGGCTGGATGTCGGCCTCGCGCGGGGCCGGAGCCACGCTGCAGATCGTGGGCGAGAAGCTGGGCATCTTCGAGCAGTTCCAGGGCGTGGACAAGCTGGAAGTCCAGTCCGGCGGCGCGCTGCGCCTGCTGGAGCGCGTGGAGGGAGGCAGCTACCAGGAATCGACCCTGGACGGCCCCCCCGCCGTGGTGGGCTGGGCTACGGGCGAGCTCCCCGAGCCCCCCAACAACCCCCAGGTGGGCATGCAGAATATGCGCCTGGTGATGCCCGCCCTGCAGAAGGCCAAGCCCGTGAAAGTGGAGGGCGGCCCGGAATATCTCTCGGTGCAGGTGCCCAGCCAGAAGCGCGAGACCCGCGTGGTGAAGGACACCCCCGTGGACGAGATCGCCAAGGAGATCGTGGACTGGCTCAAGGCCTAG
- a CDS encoding 4Fe-4S ferredoxin — protein sequence MSEMERQSMDVDIVCVGFGPAMGGFLTTLSRGLMNPDGTPAVESAVMPGMPPQVICYERADDIAAGVSGVVSKARGIRETFPDFDPAQVPLCAEVTHEKVAYLLDPHGASRRQDLLDIKDGLIRTFGKHLPFCGEHSVELPWIPPFLRKEPGLVFSLGQFNQWVGAQVMAEGVAQVWPGMPVDKALVEDGRVVGVRLVDQGVTKQGEPDAGYMPGMDIKAALTVIGDGPVGPVGRGLDDAMGMPHGHTRRDWALGMKMVVDLPESCTLPEGFVLHTFGYPEPDIFGFLYVLPGRVASLGIFVPSWLDIPVRTAYRYLQHWITHPYLWQHLKGGVMRSWGAKSLLESGRRGEPWLVGDGYARIGEGSGTTNVLTGSGVDEAWTSGVQLAEGVLELLRAGKPFSRANLKEAYVARRRASHLEAEAKVAEKSRDGFGKGFIQGLMGMALTGFTEGKLNMCGDHRAPHERVPTLEETYYPQIPAAELARMREECRAKGEALHDAVMDRVGWPKIEYDGQLLVSHQDALLLGGKVQAPFGYADHVVFVDPQLCEECGEKICIDMCSGQAITMNPEAGVPLFDREKCVHCGACLWNCSKAHPNDPEKTNVDFRAGAGGLHSAEN from the coding sequence ATGTCGGAGATGGAACGCCAAAGCATGGACGTGGACATCGTCTGCGTCGGTTTCGGCCCTGCCATGGGCGGATTCCTCACCACCCTGTCCCGGGGCCTCATGAACCCCGACGGCACGCCCGCCGTGGAGAGCGCCGTCATGCCCGGCATGCCCCCGCAGGTGATCTGCTATGAGCGCGCCGACGACATCGCCGCGGGCGTCTCCGGCGTGGTGAGCAAGGCCCGGGGCATCCGCGAGACCTTCCCGGACTTCGATCCGGCCCAGGTGCCCCTGTGCGCCGAGGTGACCCACGAGAAGGTGGCCTACCTCCTGGACCCCCACGGCGCGAGCCGCCGCCAGGACCTCCTGGACATCAAGGACGGCCTCATCCGCACCTTCGGCAAGCACCTGCCCTTCTGCGGCGAGCATTCCGTGGAGCTGCCCTGGATTCCCCCGTTCCTGCGCAAGGAGCCGGGCCTGGTGTTCTCCCTGGGCCAGTTCAACCAGTGGGTGGGCGCCCAGGTGATGGCCGAGGGCGTGGCCCAGGTCTGGCCCGGCATGCCCGTGGACAAGGCGCTGGTGGAGGACGGCCGCGTGGTGGGCGTGCGCCTGGTGGACCAGGGCGTCACCAAGCAGGGCGAGCCCGACGCGGGCTACATGCCCGGCATGGACATCAAGGCGGCCCTCACCGTGATCGGCGACGGCCCCGTCGGCCCCGTGGGGCGCGGCCTGGACGACGCCATGGGCATGCCCCACGGCCACACCCGCCGCGACTGGGCCCTGGGCATGAAGATGGTGGTGGACCTGCCCGAATCCTGCACGCTGCCCGAGGGCTTCGTGCTCCACACGTTCGGCTATCCGGAGCCCGACATTTTCGGCTTCCTCTACGTGCTGCCCGGGCGCGTGGCCTCCCTGGGCATCTTCGTGCCCTCCTGGCTGGACATCCCCGTGCGCACCGCCTACCGCTACCTGCAGCACTGGATCACCCATCCCTACCTCTGGCAGCACCTCAAGGGCGGCGTCATGCGCTCCTGGGGGGCCAAGTCGCTCCTGGAGTCGGGCCGCAGGGGCGAGCCCTGGCTGGTGGGCGACGGCTACGCCCGCATCGGGGAGGGCTCCGGCACCACCAACGTGCTCACGGGCTCGGGCGTGGACGAGGCCTGGACCTCGGGCGTGCAGCTGGCCGAGGGCGTCCTCGAACTGCTCAGGGCCGGAAAGCCCTTCAGCCGGGCCAACCTCAAAGAGGCCTACGTGGCCCGCAGGCGCGCCTCGCACCTGGAGGCCGAGGCCAAGGTCGCCGAAAAGTCCCGCGACGGCTTCGGCAAGGGCTTCATCCAGGGGCTGATGGGCATGGCCCTCACGGGCTTCACCGAGGGCAAACTGAACATGTGCGGCGACCACCGCGCCCCCCACGAGCGCGTGCCCACCCTGGAGGAGACCTACTACCCCCAGATTCCCGCCGCCGAGTTGGCCAGGATGCGCGAGGAATGCCGCGCCAAGGGCGAAGCCCTGCACGACGCCGTGATGGACCGCGTGGGCTGGCCTAAAATCGAATACGACGGACAGCTCCTGGTGTCGCACCAGGACGCGCTGCTCCTGGGCGGCAAGGTGCAGGCCCCCTTCGGCTACGCCGACCACGTGGTCTTCGTGGACCCGCAACTTTGCGAGGAATGCGGCGAGAAGATCTGCATCGACATGTGCTCCGGCCAGGCCATCACCATGAACCCCGAGGCTGGCGTGCCCCTGTTCGACCGCGAGAAATGCGTGCACTGCGGAGCCTGCCTCTGGAACTGCTCCAAGGCCCACCCCAATGACCCGGAAAAGACCAACGTGGACTTCCGCGCCGGTGCGGGCGGCCTGCATTCGGCCGAGAACTAG
- a CDS encoding acyl-CoA dehydrogenase family protein — METLRTLPGDDVRQIMWRFADRYDIQMTVQSARSLARTLVARLVAEGARHTHEWTDHKAQLLDAFDSSGLTALFMDPHQGGFIEGPKNLALALVAFELAWVDAGAATCSLATNLALAPIHERGTPDQRDSYMSRCVPPQPGEDRTIIRGAFALTEPLPYVGVETNTLVGKLRVAEWEEGKEPILQVDKRGRFITGMDFANFATCAVDTDDPRIKTSCIVIVEDTDEGLFDRGAPTLKMVHQLSSTRDPVFNLKVPASRIVGGYTVKDGVIVPNYTHSEIIGAVFHRTRVPVALMSTAKLLSAVEPVIRYHRQRFRGGDAQPGTPKFDLGIQQKQDAVLRLAEVWAMGEAGASLGFETARLFDQLDPSEKEKDRIFSEQGIMGPKSQLSALRKVEKQAIELLGLEAQPEGQRDEARIEALKADPLVRYATLEALANILCPACKLWNTGQGANMMREVLALMGGYGITEDCPGFLFYKWTDCQLEATYEGPEAVQRRHLSITMTNEVFLARLRIWIEEFNILAATRPETGAGAVAASMELWLWTLEFLHRAKDPSGARLYHNRRQNVTFPMADALCWVMASRAQVGDVLELAEKGPENPIVAEGLEGTLGFFADLSMVQAARAAGECARVCAQMVYGFGPQDEAELAAFEALRAGIDRATAGAALAKDRAGQALTQVMIPEALDYPQ; from the coding sequence ATGGAGACCCTTCGCACGCTTCCCGGCGACGATGTCCGCCAGATCATGTGGCGCTTCGCCGACCGTTACGACATCCAGATGACCGTACAGTCCGCCCGCTCCCTGGCCCGCACCCTGGTGGCGCGCCTGGTGGCGGAGGGCGCGCGCCACACCCACGAGTGGACCGACCACAAGGCCCAGCTCCTCGACGCCTTCGACTCCTCCGGGCTCACCGCCCTCTTCATGGACCCCCACCAGGGCGGCTTCATCGAGGGTCCCAAGAACCTCGCCCTGGCCCTGGTCGCCTTCGAGCTGGCCTGGGTGGACGCCGGTGCGGCCACCTGCTCGCTGGCCACCAACCTGGCCCTGGCCCCCATCCACGAACGCGGCACCCCCGACCAGCGCGACTCCTACATGAGCCGCTGCGTGCCCCCCCAGCCCGGCGAGGACCGCACCATCATCCGCGGCGCCTTCGCCCTCACCGAGCCCCTGCCCTACGTGGGCGTGGAGACCAACACCCTGGTGGGCAAGCTCCGCGTGGCCGAGTGGGAGGAGGGCAAGGAGCCCATCCTCCAGGTGGACAAGCGCGGCCGCTTCATCACCGGCATGGACTTCGCCAACTTCGCCACCTGCGCCGTGGACACCGACGATCCGCGCATCAAAACCTCCTGCATCGTCATCGTGGAAGACACCGACGAGGGCCTCTTCGACCGGGGCGCGCCCACCCTCAAGATGGTGCACCAGCTTTCCTCCACGCGCGACCCGGTGTTCAACCTGAAGGTCCCGGCCAGCCGCATCGTGGGCGGTTACACCGTCAAGGACGGCGTCATCGTTCCCAACTACACCCACTCCGAGATCATCGGCGCGGTGTTCCACCGTACCCGCGTGCCCGTGGCGCTCATGTCCACGGCCAAGCTCCTCTCGGCCGTGGAACCCGTGATCCGCTACCACCGCCAGCGCTTCCGCGGCGGCGACGCCCAGCCCGGCACCCCCAAGTTCGACCTGGGCATCCAGCAGAAGCAGGACGCCGTGCTGCGCCTGGCCGAAGTATGGGCCATGGGCGAGGCCGGAGCCTCCCTGGGCTTCGAGACCGCCCGCCTCTTCGACCAGCTCGACCCCTCCGAGAAGGAGAAGGACCGCATCTTCTCCGAGCAGGGCATCATGGGTCCCAAGTCCCAGCTGTCGGCCCTTCGCAAGGTCGAGAAACAGGCCATCGAGCTCCTCGGCCTGGAAGCCCAGCCCGAAGGCCAACGCGACGAGGCCCGCATCGAGGCGCTCAAGGCCGACCCCCTGGTGCGCTACGCCACCCTGGAGGCCCTGGCCAACATCCTCTGCCCGGCCTGCAAGCTCTGGAACACCGGCCAGGGCGCCAACATGATGCGCGAAGTGCTGGCCCTCATGGGCGGCTACGGCATCACCGAAGACTGCCCCGGCTTCCTCTTCTACAAATGGACCGACTGCCAGCTGGAAGCCACCTACGAAGGCCCCGAGGCCGTGCAGCGCCGCCACCTCTCCATCACCATGACCAACGAGGTCTTCCTGGCCAGGCTGCGCATCTGGATCGAGGAGTTCAATATCCTGGCCGCCACCCGCCCCGAGACCGGCGCGGGGGCCGTGGCCGCCTCCATGGAGCTGTGGCTGTGGACACTGGAGTTCCTCCACCGCGCCAAGGACCCCTCCGGCGCGCGCCTCTACCACAACCGCCGCCAGAACGTGACCTTCCCCATGGCCGACGCCCTCTGCTGGGTGATGGCCTCCCGCGCCCAGGTCGGAGACGTGCTGGAGCTGGCCGAGAAGGGCCCCGAGAACCCCATCGTGGCCGAGGGCCTGGAAGGCACGCTGGGCTTCTTCGCGGACCTCTCCATGGTGCAGGCCGCCCGCGCCGCCGGGGAGTGCGCCCGGGTGTGCGCCCAGATGGTCTACGGCTTCGGCCCCCAGGACGAGGCCGAGCTGGCCGCCTTCGAGGCCCTGCGCGCCGGAATCGACCGCGCCACCGCCGGGGCCGCCCTGGCCAAAGACCGCGCCGGCCAGGCCCTGACCCAGGTGATGATCCCCGAGGCCCTGGACTACCCCCAGTAG
- a CDS encoding phosphoribosylaminoimidazolesuccinocarboxamide synthase encodes MQVAVTTDIKEYPLISRGKVRDIYQVADDALLIVTTDRISAFDVVLPDPIPFKGVILNKITTFWMRMFDGVVENHLLAVDVADFPAKLKPYADMLEGRAVLARKAKPLPIECIVRGFITGSGWKDYKATGKVCGHELPQGLEESQMLEAPLFTPSTKADIGQHDENITLEQAKALTGQDVFHKAQETALAIYSKARAYASGRGILIADTKFEFGMIGDKLILIDEVLTPDSSRFWPAEGFKPGQGQPSFDKQYLRDWLESVGFNKKPPAPAMPEEVARRTQAKYLEAYQALTGESLTF; translated from the coding sequence ATGCAAGTGGCCGTCACCACCGACATCAAGGAATATCCCCTGATTTCCAGAGGCAAGGTCCGCGACATCTACCAGGTCGCCGACGACGCCCTGCTCATCGTCACCACGGACCGCATCTCCGCCTTCGACGTGGTCCTGCCGGACCCCATCCCCTTCAAGGGCGTGATCCTCAACAAGATCACCACGTTCTGGATGCGCATGTTCGATGGCGTGGTGGAGAACCACCTCCTCGCCGTGGACGTGGCCGACTTCCCGGCCAAGCTCAAGCCCTACGCCGACATGCTGGAGGGCAGGGCGGTGCTGGCGCGCAAGGCCAAGCCACTGCCCATCGAGTGCATCGTGCGCGGCTTCATCACGGGCTCGGGCTGGAAGGACTACAAGGCCACCGGCAAGGTCTGCGGCCACGAGCTGCCCCAGGGGCTCGAGGAGTCGCAGATGCTCGAAGCCCCGCTCTTCACGCCGTCCACCAAGGCCGACATCGGCCAGCACGACGAGAACATCACCCTGGAGCAGGCCAAGGCCCTCACCGGCCAGGACGTGTTCCACAAGGCCCAGGAGACCGCCCTGGCCATCTACTCCAAGGCCCGCGCCTACGCCTCGGGCCGGGGCATCCTCATCGCGGACACCAAGTTCGAGTTCGGCATGATCGGCGACAAGCTGATCCTCATCGACGAGGTGCTCACGCCCGACTCCTCGCGCTTCTGGCCCGCGGAGGGCTTCAAGCCCGGCCAGGGACAGCCCAGCTTCGACAAGCAGTACCTGCGCGATTGGCTGGAATCCGTGGGCTTCAACAAGAAGCCCCCCGCCCCCGCCATGCCCGAAGAGGTGGCACGGCGCACCCAGGCCAAGTACCTGGAGGCCTACCAGGCCCTCACCGGCGAAAGCCTGACCTTCTGA
- the hisD gene encoding histidinol dehydrogenase produces MPCPRIVIQRQADFDPLLAKLKGREDPGQDVEARVRDILAYVQAQGDEALADFNRRFDCPSFAASMLRVPEAEIQAAESLVIGSDLAIIREAAANIRAFHERQKQNSWWTTGPDGVILGQMVRPVDSVGLYVPGGQGGETPLISSLLMNAIPAQVAGVERIAAISPPRADGTLNPYILAAAAILGIREVYRVGSAWGIAALAFGTRTIPSVDVIAGPGNMYVTTAKRLLVGQVGIDMIAGPSEIVILADKSAPAAWLAADMLSQAEHDPLAASILVTDSPAQADAVLAALRDQLERLPRAEIARRSLAQWGAVVVAPDMDEALAAVNRLAPEHLELAVEDGWGILGRIRHAGAIFLGAGCPEPVGDYFAGPNHVLPTMGNARFSSALSVETFIKKSSLIAAPPSYARRHGAKIARLARLEGLEAHARSVECRNE; encoded by the coding sequence ATGCCCTGTCCCCGCATTGTCATCCAGCGTCAGGCCGATTTCGATCCGCTGCTCGCCAAGCTCAAGGGCCGGGAAGACCCCGGCCAGGACGTGGAAGCCCGCGTGCGCGACATCCTGGCCTACGTCCAGGCCCAGGGAGACGAAGCCCTGGCCGATTTCAACCGCCGCTTCGACTGCCCCTCCTTCGCCGCCTCCATGCTGCGCGTGCCCGAGGCCGAGATCCAGGCGGCCGAGTCCCTGGTGATCGGCTCGGACCTGGCCATCATCCGCGAGGCCGCCGCCAACATCCGCGCCTTCCACGAACGCCAGAAACAGAACTCCTGGTGGACCACGGGGCCCGACGGCGTGATCCTGGGCCAGATGGTGCGCCCCGTGGACTCCGTGGGCCTTTACGTGCCTGGAGGGCAGGGGGGCGAGACGCCGCTCATCTCCTCGCTGCTCATGAACGCCATCCCCGCCCAGGTGGCGGGCGTGGAGCGCATCGCGGCCATCTCGCCGCCGCGCGCCGACGGCACGCTCAACCCCTACATCCTCGCCGCAGCGGCCATCCTGGGCATCCGGGAGGTCTACCGCGTGGGCAGCGCCTGGGGCATCGCCGCCCTGGCCTTCGGCACCCGCACCATCCCCTCGGTGGACGTGATCGCCGGGCCGGGCAACATGTACGTCACCACCGCCAAGCGCCTTCTCGTGGGCCAGGTGGGCATCGACATGATCGCAGGCCCCTCCGAAATCGTCATCCTGGCCGACAAGAGCGCCCCCGCCGCCTGGCTGGCGGCCGACATGCTCTCCCAGGCCGAGCACGACCCCCTGGCCGCCTCCATCCTGGTCACGGACAGCCCGGCCCAGGCCGACGCCGTGCTGGCCGCCTTGCGCGACCAGCTCGAACGCCTGCCCCGGGCCGAGATCGCCCGGCGCTCCCTGGCCCAATGGGGCGCGGTGGTCGTCGCCCCGGACATGGACGAGGCCCTCGCGGCCGTGAACCGCCTGGCCCCGGAACACCTGGAATTGGCCGTGGAAGACGGCTGGGGCATCCTCGGGCGCATCCGTCACGCCGGGGCCATCTTCCTGGGCGCGGGCTGCCCCGAGCCCGTGGGCGACTACTTCGCCGGGCCCAACCACGTGCTGCCCACCATGGGCAACGCCCGGTTCTCTTCGGCCTTGTCCGTGGAGACCTTCATCAAGAAGTCCAGCCTCATCGCCGCGCCCCCGTCCTACGCGCGCAGGCACGGGGCCAAGATCGCGAGGCTGGCGCGCCTGGAGGGCCTGGAGGCCCACGCCCGCTCCGTCGAGTGCCGCAACGAATAG
- a CDS encoding 4Fe-4S dicluster domain-containing protein, translated as MSNFVVIQDADKCGHCEACVAKCMKSNHFPARVRMADMVSPHHTKVGTHHFAFLSCHHCEDPKCVHACPHGAMVRTEEGVVRVSEENCHGCAECVHACPWHVPRVLGDTPTVKCNLCGGKAGHGEQPECVRTCPKGALRLVRIQEMGLEGRPEYAQKFFMRNFLKG; from the coding sequence ATGAGCAACTTCGTTGTGATCCAGGATGCGGACAAGTGCGGCCATTGCGAGGCGTGCGTGGCCAAGTGCATGAAATCGAACCATTTCCCGGCTAGGGTGCGCATGGCGGACATGGTGTCTCCCCACCACACCAAGGTGGGGACGCATCACTTCGCCTTTCTCTCCTGCCACCACTGCGAAGACCCCAAGTGCGTGCACGCCTGCCCGCACGGGGCCATGGTGCGAACAGAGGAGGGCGTGGTGCGCGTCTCCGAGGAAAATTGCCACGGCTGCGCCGAGTGCGTGCACGCCTGCCCCTGGCACGTGCCGCGTGTGCTGGGCGACACGCCCACGGTGAAGTGCAATCTCTGCGGAGGCAAGGCAGGACACGGCGAACAGCCCGAGTGCGTGCGTACCTGCCCCAAGGGCGCCCTGCGCCTGGTGCGCATCCAGGAGATGGGCCTTGAAGGGCGGCCGGAGTACGCCCAAAAGTTCTTCATGCGCAATTTCCTCAAGGGCTGA